One Vigna unguiculata cultivar IT97K-499-35 chromosome 11, ASM411807v1, whole genome shotgun sequence DNA window includes the following coding sequences:
- the LOC114168754 gene encoding cyanogenic beta-glucosidase-like, translating into MAYKEYVLLLPLIVLLSSLITVTESFALTPQIDLLNRNSFPSGFIFGTASSAYQYEGAANEGGRGPSIWDTFTHKYPEKIEDRSNGDVAVDSYHRYKEDVQIMKGMNLDAYRFSISWSRILPNGKLSGGINREGIDYYNNLINELLANGLEPYVTIFHWDVPQSLEDEYGGFLSPRIVKDFQDYAELCFREFGDRVKKWITLNEPWTFSDKGYALGVKAPGRCSSWLNAECNGGDSGTEPYLATHHLLLAHAAAVNVYKTKYQRFQNGVIGITLYSTWYEPLSDTKRDRKAAERAMDFLFGWFMDPLTRGDYPESMRSLVKSRLPKFTKDQSRLLINSFDFIGINYYTASYVSDAPELRNGRGSYMTDPLVNYSFVRDGKLIGENVGSDWLYVYPKGFREVLLYTKEKYNNPLIYITENGVNEYDDPSLSLEESLLDVYRIDYHYRHFYYLLDAIKNGVNVKGYFAWSLLDNFEWESGYIMRFGMNFVDYKNGLKRYSKLSALWFKDFLKIETNLRDSM; encoded by the exons ATGGCATACAAAGAATACGTACTGCTGCTACCTCTCATTGTTCTACTCTCTTCATTGATTACTGTCACAGAAAGCTTTGCCCTTACCCCACAGATAGATTTGTTGAATCGCAACAGTTTCCCAAGTGGTTTCATCTTTGGTACAGCATCCTCAGCGTACCAG tATGAAGGTGCAGCGAATGAAGGTGGTAGAGGACCAAGCATTTGGGATACCTTCACTCACAAATATCCag AAAAGATAGAGGACAGAAGCAATGGAGATGTTGCAGTCGATTCCTATCATCGCTACAAG GAAGATGTTCAGATTATGAAGGGTATGAATTTGGATGCTTACAGATTTTCCATATCTTGGTCAAGAATTCTTCCGA ATGGAAAGCTGAGTGGAGGTATAAACCGAGAAGGAATTGACTATTACAACAACCTTATCAATGAGCTACTGGCAAATG gTTTGGAACCCTATGTGACGATTTTTCATTGGGATGTTCCTCAATCCTTAGAAGATGAATATGGTGGCTTCTTAAGTCCTCGCATTGT GAAAGATTTCCAGGACTATGCAGAGCTTTGCTTCAGGGAATTCGGAGATAGAGTAAAAAAGTGGATAACTTTGAATGAGCCATGGACTTTCAGCGACAAGGGTTATGCATTAGGGGTTAAGGCTCCTGGTCGATGTTCATCTTGGTTGAATGCTGAATGCAATGGTGGTGATTCTGGGACAGAACCCTATTTGGCTACACACCACCTACTTCTTGCTCATGCTGCTGCTGTTAATGTCTACAAGACTAAGTACCAG AGATTTCAGAATGGTGTAATAGGCATAACACTGTATTCAACTTGGTACGAGCCACTCTCAGATACCAAACGTGATCGAAAGGCTGCTGAACGAGCTATGGACTTCTTGTTTGGATG GTTTATGGATCCACTGACAAGAGGAGATTATCCAGAAAGCATGCGTTCTTTGGTGAAATCACGATTACCAAAGTTTACAAAGGATCAATCTAGATTGCTTATTAATTCATTTGATTTTATTGGCATAAACTACTACACTGCGAGTTATGTCTCCGATGCACCAGAATTAAGAAATGGCAGAGGCAGTTATATGACAGATCCCCTCGTAAACTATTCAT TTGTCCGTGACGGAAAACTCATTGGTGAAAAT GTTGGTTCAGATTGGTTGTACGTTTATCCAAAAGGGTTTCGTGAAGTTTTGCTATACACTAAAGAGAAATACAACAATcctttaatttatattactgAAAATG GTGTAAATGAATATGATGATCCATCATTATCACTTGAAGAATCTCTCTTGGATGTTTATAGAATCGACTATCATTATCGTCATTTCTATTATCTTCTTGATGCAATTAA GAATGgtgtgaatgtgaaagggtatTTTGCTTGGTCTCTTTTGGATAATTTTGAATGGGAATCAGGTTACATCATGCGATTTGGAATGAACTTTGTTGACTACAAGAATGGTTTGAAAAGATACTCAAAGCTTTCTGCGCTGTGGTTCAAGGATTTTCTCAAAATAGAAACCAATCTTCGTGATTCCATGTAA